The Tripterygium wilfordii isolate XIE 37 chromosome 5, ASM1340144v1, whole genome shotgun sequence DNA segment TTATCGCACCTCCTTACATAGTCAATTGCGTCTGATCTCATTGTCGGCCAATAATACCCCGTAGTCAGTGCTCGATGAGTTAAACTCCTTCCGCCAGAATGATTACCACACTCTCCTTCATGCAATTCTGCCAACACATACTGGGCTTGCTCTGAATTTACACATCGCAACAAAGGACCTGAATAAGATCTTCTATATAGCTGCCCATCATGTACTGTATACCGAGCGGCTTTAGCGACCAAACGTCTGGACTCATTCTTTTCTGCTGGCAGAACACCATCAACTAAGTATTGAACAAACGGTGTCATCCATGTCTGGTCTGAACTAACAGGAAGAACCTCACAGTCATTCTGCTTCTCTACTTCTTTCTGATTGCTGATTGACGGCCACTTCAGGTGTACCAGAGGAATCGTCTGCTCCTGGTTAGATTGGATTGACGACCCGAGATGGGCCAGTGCATCCGCATATGAATTCTCTGCTCGTGGAATCTGAGTTATGGAGAACTCCACGAACGCCAGTTGCAGTTCCTTTACTAGCTCCAGATAACAAGTCATCTTCGGATCTTTGGCCTGATAAGAACCAATAAACTAATTTACTATCAGCTGCGAATCTGAGTAAACCTTCAAGCTTGTGACTCCCAGTTCTTTGGCCATCATTAGACCAATAATTAAAGCTTCATACTCCGCTTCGTTATTGGTTGCATGGAAACCGCATCAGACTGCCCATTGAATTACACTCCCTTCTGGAGAGATCAGCACAATTCCCAGACCACTTCCTCTGACGTTACTAGATCCATCAACGTACAAAGTCCATACCTTTGGGGCCTGTTCTACCATGCAAAGCAACTCTTTATCTGCCTCTAGCTGTATTGACGGAGCAAAGTCAGCAACGAAATCAGCCAGGACTTGTGACTTGATTGCGGTTCttggttgatatgtaatatcgTATTCACTAAGCTCCACCGCCCACTTGATTACCCTTCCCGACAACTCGGGTCTATGGAGTATGCTCCTCAACGGGAAATTTGTCACCACAGCAACCGAGTGGCATTGAAAGTACGGCCTCAGTTTTCTGGCGgcaaccaccaaagctaaagctagCTTTTCTAGTAAACTATACCGGGTTTCCGCATCTAGCAGACTCTTACTCATATAGTATACTAGCAACTgcttcttattttcttctctgacCAAAACCGCGCTTACTGCTACCCCAGAGACAGCCAAATACATGTACAGCTGCTCCCCAGTACTGGGTTTGGACAATAGCGGAGGAGAGGTAAGGTAGGCTTTCAACTGGTTTAAAGCGTCTTCACACTCGGGTGTCCACTTGTAGCTAACAGACTTTCTTAAGGTggagaaaaaatgacaacacTTGTCGGATGATCTGGAAATAAAACGACTAAGGGCCGCCACTCTTCCGTTGAGCCTCTGAATATCCTTGACACAAGTCGGAGAGGGAATGTTAAGTATGGATCGAATCTGATCAAGATTAGCCTCAATTCCTCGCTTCGTGACCATATACCCAAGAAATTTCCCAGATGCCACTCCAAAGGAACACTTGGCAGGATTCAACTTCATATTATACTTAATCAGCAAATCAAAAGCTTGCTGAAGGTGCTCAAGATGTTGATCGGCAACTAAGGATTTTACCAGCATATCGTCAATGTACACTTCCATGGTGTCCCCTAAATACTTTGAGAACATCTTATTCACCAATTGTTGGTATGTggctccggcattcttcaaCCCGAAGGGCATCACCTTATAGCAATAAATTCATCTATCGGTAATGAAAGctgttttctcctgatctccCGGATGCATTAAAATCTGATTATACCCCGAAAAAGCATCCATAAAGCTCAACAACTCGTGACCAGCTGTTGCATCAACCATCATGTCTATGTGCGGCAGCGGAAAGGGATCTTTTGGGCAAGCTTTATTCAAATCTGTAAAATCAATACAGACTTTCCActtgccattctttttctttacaaCCACAACGTTGGCTAACCAGTCAGGGTACTGTACCTCCACTACAGACCCATTTTCTAGCAGCTTCTGAACTTCCTCATTAATCACTAAATTCCGTCCAGGAGCAAACTTCCTCCGCTTCTGCTTGACAGGAGGATACTCAGGATTAACCTGGAGCTGATGCATCACAACATTAGGGTCTATCCCAATCATATCTGCGTAgctccaagcaaaacaatcataaTGCTGTGACAAGAACTGGATCAGTCTCTGTCGTAGATGAGCAGGCAGCTGCGCTCCAATCAGGGCTTTATGATCTGGAAAGTTAGGATGGATCTGTACTTCGTCAAGCCTCTCCATTCCTGGCTCATCTGGCTCCAGACCGGGTGCCTGGTTCTGTAACTGCTACGAAGATTCtcccttgctcctcatggtggtTTGTAACAACTCCTAGAAGAGTGTTGATCTCCCAAAATCTCCCTAACGCCATTATTGGTAGGATAGCGCAGGATTTGATGATATGTGGAAGGTACGGCCCGTATCGCGTGCAACCAAGGTCGTCCTAAAATAGCATTATAAGCAGAGGGTGAATCTACGATGGAAAACCGAGTCTGCTTGTTCAACCCGGGAGCGTAGATGGGTAACACAACTTCTCCCATTGAATGACTCACCTCACCATTGAACCCGATAAGAGCCGTTGACTTTCGTAATATCAAGGTCTCATCTAGACCCATTCCTTTGTAGGCAGCCAAGAACAACACATTGGCGGAACTCCCATTGTCAATTAAAATTCGCTTCAGGTTAATGTTTGCAACCTGAAGTGTGAGCACCAAAGCATCATGGTGCGGGTGTAACAGTTGGGTAGCTTCATCGTCCGCGAAGACCATCACCTGATTAGTGAAAGTTCCAAAGGAACGTGCCATTCTAGCAGCGGGGTTTGCTGCTTCCTTCTCGTGCTTCTTGGCAGAGGTGTGGGACAATCCACTGATCTCTGATCCCCCAGAAATTACACAGTAAGTTTGAGTAACTGGTGGCGGGGGTGGCAATGCTTCTGGGTCATCAACTTTCCTCTTTTCCCAGATTGCTCTACCGCGCTCAGAGAGCAACTCTCTGAGGTGACCTCTTTTCAACAGGTAATCCACTTCATATCTAAGTCCTCTACAATCAAGAGTAGTGTGGCCAATGTCCTGATGAAAGTCACACCACTTCTTGGGGTCTTTCCATCCTTCGGTCTCTTTCTTAGGTGGCCACTTTACCTCGCTGCCCATCTTTTTCAAGACTTGTACAGCCTCGACTTGGTGTATCTTAAGAGGGTACTCGGGACAGTTTTTCGCATAATCTGATGCTCCGGACTTGCGGGAGCGCCAGTTACTGCTAGGCTCGCCAAAGGTGGATTGATCTTTCCTAGGACGTTTGTCCTCTCGTTTCTCTTCTTTAGGAGGATTAACTGGCTTTCTCCTCGCATCCTCCTCCCAGCGAACAAATACAGTAGCTTTCATCAGAGCTTCTTCGTAACTCCTAACATCACATTTTGTGAGTTCTTTATAAAACTCCCCATCTGGGAGTAAACAACTCCGGAGCGCTTGAATAGTTGTTCCTGGGTCGCAATAGGGTATAGATACTTTCTCCGTGTTGAATCTTGACAGGAAGTCACGGAGAGACTCTCCCACTCGTTAGGGCAGTCGGTATAAATCATCAGAGCACTTATGAATCTTCCGACTACTCGAGAATTGCACCATGAACGTCTCGATTAGCTTCTCGAAAGAAGCAATACTGCCGTTGGGTAAGTTGATGTACCAACGCAGAGCCGGACCGGTAAGAGTCGATCCGAAACCTTTACACATGCACGTCTCGTGCATGCCGTACGGTATGGCGATAGCGCCCATCTTTAACTTGTAGTGAGCCACGTGATCCTCGGGGTCATCAGTCCCGTTATATAACTTCATGCTCGGGACGCTGAACCTGTGTGGCATATCCGTTTGGTATATATTGTCCACAAACGGTGATCCCGTATAGCAATTGGCATTAATTTTGGCCAAAGCAGGAGGTGCTTTAGTCAA contains these protein-coding regions:
- the LOC119998656 gene encoding uncharacterized protein LOC119998656, translating into MADTSEVTNNQLLELMQAMREDMSKNKQQTDARLESMSVDNAALREEVSQLRSQTTSQGHDPTSVQIPPFPRLEQTPPPRDPLPYPLSAQFIPENLTGSPRSRLPQPPRFPAAPFAGPTIASVAQAAMAKQIIELRGDIDKLTKAPPALAKINANCYTGSPFVDNIYQTDMPHRFSVPSMKLYNGTDDPEDHVAHYKLKMGAIAIPYGMHETCMCKGFGSTLTGPALRWYINLPNGSIASFEKLIETFMVQFSRTTIQALRSCLLPDGEFYKELTKCDVRSYEEALMKATVFVRWEEDARRKPVNPPKEEKREDKRPRKDQSTFGEPSSNWRSRKSGASDYAKNCPEYPLKIHQVEAVQVLKKMGSEVKWPPKKETEGWKDPKKWCDFHQDIGHTTLDCRGLRYEVDYLLKRGHLRELLSERGRAIWEKRKVDDPEALPPPPPVTQTYCVISGGSEISGLSHTSAKKHEKEAANPAARMARSFGTFTNQVMVFADDEATQLLHPHHDALVLTLQVANINLKRILIDNGSSANVLFLAAYKGMGLDETLILRKSTALIGFNGEVSHSMGEVVLPIYAPGLNKQTRFSIVDSPSAYNAILGRPWLHAIRAVPSTYHQILRYPTNNGVREILGDQHSSRSCYKPP